One segment of uncultured Desulfovibrio sp. DNA contains the following:
- a CDS encoding sigma-54 dependent transcriptional regulator translates to MNSALNPDFGILIVDDEPAWLRALSLTLESSAGITNVFLCDDSRKALPLLSKGNIGLVILDLTMPHISGEEILASIAEQFPETACIIISGVSQLDTAVRCMKLGAFDYYIKTDEEDRIVGGVQRAIRMLELRRENLEVKSRLVAGGAQHPEAFASIITRSWAMHGVFAYIEAVAKSPQPLLVTGESGVGKENLVAAAHAISGRDGPLVAVNVAGLDDAVFADTLFGHVRGAYTGAATPRKGMIEEAAGGTLFLDEIGDLSLSSQVKLLRLLQEGEYYPLGADQPKRLHARIIVATHRDLAVDETEGRFRRDLYFRLRTHHVHIPPLRERAEDIGLLMRHFLAEAARTMGKTAPDIPSGLEEYLSAYAFPGNVRELRAMIYDAVSLSNGPELSTIGIQAIVGCNSSHLASLEATGNPFAVCEHLPSLAEADKLLISEAMLRAGGNQTMAARLLGISQPALSKRLKSSREVADQS, encoded by the coding sequence ATGAACTCTGCCCTTAATCCGGATTTCGGTATTCTCATAGTGGATGACGAGCCCGCATGGTTGCGGGCCCTTTCGCTGACGCTGGAGTCATCGGCAGGCATCACAAATGTCTTTTTGTGTGATGACAGCCGCAAGGCCTTGCCGCTGCTAAGCAAGGGCAATATTGGCCTCGTGATTCTTGACCTGACCATGCCCCATATTTCCGGCGAGGAGATTTTGGCCTCCATTGCCGAGCAGTTTCCTGAAACTGCCTGTATCATCATCAGCGGGGTCAGCCAGCTGGACACTGCCGTGCGCTGCATGAAGCTTGGCGCGTTTGACTACTACATCAAGACCGATGAGGAAGACCGCATTGTGGGCGGCGTGCAGCGCGCCATACGGATGCTAGAACTGCGCAGGGAAAATCTTGAAGTAAAAAGCAGGCTCGTAGCGGGAGGGGCACAGCACCCTGAAGCCTTTGCCTCCATTATCACCCGTTCATGGGCAATGCACGGCGTTTTCGCCTACATTGAAGCTGTCGCCAAAAGCCCCCAGCCCCTGCTTGTGACTGGTGAATCTGGCGTCGGGAAGGAAAACCTGGTTGCGGCGGCCCATGCCATCAGCGGGCGTGACGGTCCATTGGTGGCTGTTAATGTTGCCGGGCTTGATGATGCCGTTTTTGCCGATACGCTTTTTGGGCATGTGCGCGGCGCGTACACCGGAGCGGCTACACCGCGTAAAGGCATGATAGAAGAGGCCGCCGGGGGTACGCTCTTTCTTGACGAAATAGGCGACCTTTCCCTGTCCTCGCAGGTGAAGCTTTTGCGGTTGCTCCAGGAAGGCGAATATTATCCCTTGGGCGCGGATCAGCCTAAACGTCTGCACGCCCGCATCATTGTGGCCACGCACCGTGATTTGGCTGTAGACGAGACAGAGGGACGTTTTCGGCGCGATCTGTACTTTCGCTTGCGCACCCACCATGTGCATATTCCGCCACTGCGCGAACGCGCTGAAGACATCGGCCTTTTGATGCGGCATTTTCTTGCAGAAGCAGCCAGAACCATGGGCAAAACTGCGCCTGACATTCCTTCAGGTCTGGAAGAATATCTGTCGGCATATGCCTTCCCCGGAAATGTACGCGAGCTACGGGCCATGATTTATGATGCAGTAAGCCTCAGCAACGGCCCGGAATTGTCTACCATCGGCATTCAGGCCATTGTCGGATGCAACTCTTCACACTTGGCATCCCTTGAGGCCACAGGTAATCCCTTTGCCGTGTGCGAGCATTTGCCCAGCCTTGCCGAGGCGGACAAGCTGCTGATTTCCGAAGCAATGCTCAGGGCTGGGGGAAATCAGACCATGGCCGCTCGCTTATTGGGCATCTCTCAGCCTGCTCTTTCCAAAAGACTCAAATCATCTCGGGAAGTTGCTGACCAGAGCTGA
- a CDS encoding fumarate hydratase, translating into MRTIPRQMIVDTVASMCMAAGRYLPDDVLDALAKAEKSESLESARGILAQLVDNAALSSKTGLPLCQDCGLGVFFVEAGEDVRVEGGTLREAINAGMVQGYKDGFLRKSTCDPFTRQNVGDNSPAIIHFDLVPGDKIKITMMAKGGGSENMSRVTMLAPAQGWKGIREFVIRRVAESGSNPCPPILVGVGIGGNFELAAINAKKALMREVDDVHPDPKVAGMEADLLQSINRLGIGPMGLGGDTTCLGVKISVVPCHLASLPLAVNIQCHSSRHKEVTL; encoded by the coding sequence ATGCGAACTATACCAAGACAAATGATAGTGGACACTGTGGCTTCCATGTGCATGGCGGCAGGTCGCTATTTGCCAGATGACGTTCTGGATGCACTGGCAAAGGCCGAAAAGAGCGAATCCCTGGAATCCGCCAGGGGAATTCTGGCGCAACTGGTGGACAATGCGGCCCTCTCCTCCAAAACAGGTTTGCCCCTCTGCCAGGACTGCGGCCTTGGCGTGTTTTTTGTTGAAGCAGGGGAAGACGTGCGTGTGGAGGGCGGCACCCTGCGCGAAGCAATCAACGCAGGCATGGTACAGGGATACAAGGACGGCTTTTTGCGCAAATCCACGTGCGACCCCTTTACCCGTCAGAATGTGGGCGACAACTCCCCTGCCATTATCCATTTTGACCTTGTTCCCGGTGACAAAATCAAGATCACCATGATGGCCAAGGGGGGCGGTTCCGAGAATATGTCGCGCGTCACCATGCTGGCTCCGGCGCAAGGGTGGAAAGGCATTCGCGAATTTGTCATCCGGCGCGTTGCGGAATCTGGTTCCAATCCGTGCCCGCCTATTCTGGTGGGCGTGGGCATTGGTGGAAACTTTGAGCTGGCCGCTATCAACGCCAAAAAGGCTCTCATGCGAGAAGTGGATGATGTTCACCCTGATCCCAAGGTCGCCGGAATGGAAGCCGATTTGCTGCAATCCATAAACCGCCTGGGCATCGGCCCCATGGGGCTTGGCGGCGATACCACCTGCCTTGGGGTCAAAATATCTGTCGTTCCCTGTCATCTGGCCAGCCTGCCTCTTGCCGTAAACATTCAGTGCCACAGCTCTCGCCACAAGGAGGTTACGCTCTAA
- a CDS encoding Fe-S-containing hydro-lyase, giving the protein MSEHYLTTPLSDEAVEQLRIGDTVYLTGVIYTGRDAAHKRLVEALDAGHPLPFDPKGAVIYYVGPSPAIPGYAIGAAGPTTSYRMDSYAPRLMEQGLKGMIGKGMRSADVKKSMVEHKAVYLGATGGAGALLSVRIKEARVIAYDDLGPEAIRELVVENFPVIVINDCRGGDQYAVPKLEEALGQA; this is encoded by the coding sequence ATGTCCGAACATTATTTGACCACTCCGCTTTCTGATGAAGCAGTGGAACAGTTGCGTATTGGCGATACCGTGTATTTGACAGGCGTCATCTATACGGGGCGCGATGCCGCTCACAAGCGCCTTGTGGAAGCTCTGGACGCAGGGCACCCCCTGCCCTTCGACCCCAAGGGCGCAGTTATCTATTATGTTGGGCCGTCTCCTGCCATTCCCGGCTACGCCATCGGCGCAGCAGGGCCGACCACCAGCTACCGCATGGATTCCTATGCGCCGCGCCTGATGGAACAGGGCCTCAAGGGAATGATAGGCAAGGGTATGCGCTCGGCCGACGTGAAAAAATCCATGGTCGAGCACAAGGCCGTGTATCTGGGCGCAACGGGCGGAGCGGGCGCGCTGCTGAGTGTGCGCATCAAGGAAGCCAGGGTTATCGCCTATGATGATCTGGGGCCTGAAGCCATTCGTGAACTTGTGGTGGAAAATTTCCCGGTTATTGTCATAAATGACTGTCGCGGAGGCGACCAGTACGCAGTTCCAAAACTGGAAGAGGCGCTGGGACAAGCGTAA
- a CDS encoding ShlB/FhaC/HecB family hemolysin secretion/activation protein, which translates to MQNAYAAAPMPSFSPDRATELHDQRLRELEDNQRRRMLLTPPTEQPEPIQPPALKETGPCVPIKTISVEGATLLSSRQVRAITQAHEGQCLTLGGINTVLQELTNAYVQKGYVGSRAVLEPQDLSLGVLHIRVIEGRVESIEMSPGSTMNARQLKTIFPFVKGSVLQLRDIEQGLDQLNRLPSNRATMSIAPGSQVGESKVVIDNVQERTWRPSVGFDNLGQDTTGRAEYTLGLEKDNFIGCNDQFSFYYTGSMPQVFGQFKNDWEGASESFTGLFSIPFGYWILSGSASRFNYTTQIYGLNQAYTSSGTTSAMRLALDRVIWRDGNGKLSLGTFIQYRDVENRFEDVRLLASSYRLTTTGLAASYVRRILGGVLTLQAEQIWGVPNMSWSVPGPETSTTPHTRFSKTTGTVGWQRPFEIGQQQWSWNLTAFGQTSEQTLYGAERLYVGSPYTVRGFRETPVGGDCGGYMRNELAWTVPAKILEPVKASPLGPVQLYAAYDYGGISRDGKDPYEWGELTGMSIGVRTSGKLSVQASWSKPLTAPDYVQDKGDVWSVSVRYTF; encoded by the coding sequence ATGCAGAATGCTTATGCCGCCGCGCCCATGCCGTCTTTTTCTCCTGATCGAGCTACAGAGTTACACGATCAGCGTCTGCGAGAGCTGGAAGATAACCAGCGCCGCAGGATGCTTCTTACCCCGCCCACAGAGCAGCCAGAGCCAATCCAGCCTCCAGCGCTTAAGGAAACTGGCCCCTGCGTACCCATCAAGACAATCAGTGTGGAAGGGGCCACCCTGCTCTCCTCGCGCCAGGTGCGGGCAATCACGCAGGCGCACGAGGGGCAATGCCTTACGCTGGGCGGCATCAATACGGTGCTGCAAGAGCTCACCAACGCCTATGTCCAGAAAGGCTATGTGGGTTCCCGGGCGGTGCTTGAGCCGCAGGATCTTTCACTTGGGGTGCTACACATCCGTGTTATTGAGGGTCGGGTGGAATCTATTGAAATGTCGCCCGGTTCCACCATGAACGCCCGCCAGCTCAAAACAATCTTCCCATTTGTCAAAGGCTCTGTTCTCCAGTTGAGGGATATTGAGCAGGGTCTGGATCAGCTCAACCGCCTGCCTTCCAACCGGGCCACCATGTCCATAGCGCCGGGTTCGCAGGTAGGCGAAAGCAAGGTGGTTATTGATAACGTGCAGGAACGCACGTGGCGGCCCAGTGTCGGCTTCGACAATCTGGGGCAGGACACGACAGGCCGTGCGGAATACACCCTGGGATTGGAAAAAGACAACTTCATTGGCTGCAACGACCAGTTTTCGTTCTATTACACAGGTTCCATGCCCCAAGTTTTCGGCCAGTTCAAAAATGACTGGGAAGGCGCGAGCGAGAGCTTCACCGGGCTGTTTTCAATCCCGTTTGGCTATTGGATTCTCAGCGGCAGCGCCAGCCGCTTCAATTACACCACGCAGATATACGGATTGAATCAGGCCTACACCAGCAGCGGCACCACCTCTGCCATGCGCCTCGCACTGGACAGGGTTATCTGGCGGGACGGCAACGGCAAGCTCTCTCTGGGCACGTTTATTCAATACAGAGACGTGGAAAACCGCTTTGAAGACGTGCGTCTTTTGGCCAGCAGCTATCGGCTTACCACCACAGGGCTTGCGGCCAGTTATGTGCGCCGCATACTTGGCGGCGTGCTGACCCTCCAGGCGGAGCAGATCTGGGGCGTTCCCAATATGTCATGGAGTGTTCCCGGCCCGGAAACCTCCACCACTCCCCACACGCGGTTCAGCAAAACCACTGGCACGGTCGGCTGGCAGCGGCCATTCGAGATCGGCCAGCAGCAATGGTCGTGGAATCTTACGGCCTTTGGTCAAACCAGCGAGCAAACCCTGTACGGCGCGGAGCGCCTGTATGTGGGCAGCCCCTACACTGTGCGCGGATTTCGCGAAACACCCGTGGGCGGTGATTGCGGGGGCTATATGCGCAACGAACTGGCCTGGACTGTTCCGGCAAAGATTCTGGAACCTGTGAAAGCCTCACCGCTTGGGCCAGTGCAACTCTACGCGGCCTACGACTACGGGGGCATAAGCCGTGATGGCAAAGACCCCTACGAATGGGGCGAGCTGACAGGCATGAGCATCGGCGTGCGCACCAGCGGCAAGCTTTCGGTGCAGGCATCGTGGTCAAAACCGCTGACAGCGCCGGATTACGTGCAGGATAAGGGCGATGTTTGGTCAGTAAGCGTGCGTTACACCTTTTAA
- a CDS encoding hemagglutinin repeat-containing protein, translating to MEYRTPIHSVALCAILSAQLILSPIFAASAFAAGGVTPDPNAPGSKRPSMDVSANGVPLVNITAPNSSGLSHNQYSDFNVHQQGLILNNSYRTVNTQIGGIITGNPNFHGDSSREASTILNEVTSANRSRIEGYIEVGGRPADVILANPNGITVNGGGFINVPRATLSTGVPQVNPAGALTGHEVQRGDISIEGAGINADNTDAFTLLARTASVEAQVRGKNVTVVAGRNNIATDGTVTPLADDPANPKPQVAIDSSALGGMYANRITLVATEKGVGVNLEGTVQSADQMVITADGKLRLREASSGGDAMLASNTEIRVDESAAAAKSLGVSAPSVSTPGVLAAGENLSIQANALALEPGARVVSGVDSSGGLTQHGKTTIVADTLEANQAKVLSGGSVGIAVNNTANVRSSTISVQDALLLTGGTYLLSDSLVQGQNLGLDVRQLTVAGKSTVEAYTNLAVKAALMEVQDSVLRAAADAQFQAGSATVDATGSIAAANDLIVTSDDMILRGGFVSAGQDVAISSTTLSNIGGVIYAARDQQLATAGLLLNDGGEIYAGRNIAITYMGNTRSNVVRNISGTISAGDTLSINAATVENKKREFEIASRGNHVSSYSWHECNAALLGHGCDRRQLWYYVNEYNDYILKDSPSSQMLAGGDIIIGADFLNNEYSTIAAGKNLSATAGNAVNKDGVLQHTKTTRETMKGWDSDDDFTGEYFRSYKEEFTEIGRSPAVFSANSGLYMNVSGTFSNLSQRQGISQPNSNSASKGYPFSGSPMFHAVDSPGHHYLIVTDPRFTNLGNFYGSDYFLSRVGLDQKRQQVVLLGDAFYETRLVQQQILESTGRRFLGGYSTDADQMRGLMDAAVAQQKDLNLTAGVALTAAQAAALTQDMVWLVEEEYMGQKVLVPHVYLASATREDITAGGGVQAKNVYINAGKGVLNEGIISGGSVNIASVDISNTGGLLRGGDLNLTALNNISNSSGFMQGTNIAMQAGNNITSQTLTTRDPGNAANIHVLAQAGIEAKNSVTAVAGNDVSITGSTLNAGGDIALQAGRNMTVGTVTEEFHLGDGVHSREDRVTHTGSAVAAGGNLTMTAANDMTVAGSQVVAGGNAVLAAGKSLSVVSVQDTFSSFVKTKSGNGGLFSSSSKKTVTQDYHTNKASTVGAGGNLTLAAGVTGLGHATVVGSNLVSAQDLSVLASGNINVVSGQNSSYFASTKSTTGALGLSSSSKASGSSSVTQVASNLLGQNITLDAGKSVGIAASNFIAQQNLSLTARNGDVSVLDAANQSASWSYKKQSGFGLGGGDTFSSFFGTEGKREQNARGTSVGSNLTAGQDITVASSRDTSVVGSSLSAGNNVTINAGRDANILGGTNTSSSSKEKFSSGFGVEGILGLDKTSFFLGYQQTGKGEDRDKTTNTASQIAAKNTLTVKAGQNVNMSGSKLVANQDLNMAAGKDINILQATETESVSNYEKRLRAGLSLTLSQTVTTTAKNAYAAGKQAVSNAEEANVIGAGQQAYEAYNTAQAITDPKGEASLTVGVSSSWKSSESYSSTAVRSELRAGRDMSLAANRDVSMQGTQAQADRDLTIAAGRDIKITAAQSSQSYSSDSGKIDASAGIAATASKGGYSLGIKGSLALGGEVTDGTSHTNKNAKLVAGEKLITVSGQDTSVAGGNLTGKDVDMHVGRNLNVSSVQDSSSFNRNSFNVGAEATVGYGANVQVKQGASLGFEYNTGRSRTVGEQTSILGSNSVNIYTENNTHVAGAIIAALNDNLKLNTGSLSYENIVGKTTQTSVSAGINWARSFTPEKEGGQGSATDKGDASQKGQANKLDPVNPPEKSGTPKEDENAPKLYEGASPWMTTLVNNQKDWKDAWKGFKEKTLHNASPGAFSYSHRETTQTAYATIGKGDITVRNNPGQSLDGLNRDPNNAMRTETTSDWDITLKPDFSYVDKALDPNLSTNILNSLHEVATNPSGFFQRIFSGLTGGDKKKDEAKGNGGADSNAPENNNSKAAEQAWRDLRSDPLGFLLNGFREMLSSPSPSTNKK from the coding sequence ATGGAATACCGTACACCAATACACTCCGTGGCATTGTGCGCCATACTTTCGGCGCAACTGATTCTTTCCCCCATTTTTGCCGCATCCGCATTTGCTGCGGGCGGGGTAACCCCCGACCCCAACGCGCCCGGCAGCAAGCGCCCATCCATGGATGTTTCGGCCAACGGTGTTCCGCTCGTCAATATTACCGCGCCCAACAGCTCGGGGCTTTCGCACAACCAGTATTCAGACTTCAATGTGCACCAGCAGGGCTTGATTCTCAACAACAGCTATCGGACTGTTAATACGCAGATTGGCGGCATCATTACGGGCAATCCCAATTTCCACGGCGATTCTTCCCGCGAGGCCAGCACCATTCTCAACGAGGTGACAAGCGCCAACCGTTCGCGTATCGAGGGCTACATTGAAGTGGGCGGCCGCCCTGCGGATGTTATTCTGGCAAACCCCAACGGCATCACGGTTAACGGCGGCGGCTTCATCAATGTGCCGCGCGCAACGCTGAGCACCGGCGTGCCGCAGGTAAACCCCGCCGGGGCGCTGACCGGGCACGAAGTGCAGCGCGGCGATATCAGCATTGAAGGCGCTGGCATAAATGCGGACAATACCGATGCCTTTACCCTGCTGGCCCGCACCGCCTCCGTTGAGGCCCAGGTTCGCGGCAAAAACGTCACGGTAGTGGCTGGCAGAAACAACATTGCCACCGATGGCACGGTTACGCCGCTGGCGGATGATCCTGCCAATCCCAAGCCGCAGGTTGCCATTGACTCCTCTGCCCTTGGCGGCATGTACGCCAACCGCATAACCCTTGTCGCCACAGAAAAAGGCGTTGGCGTCAACCTTGAGGGCACGGTGCAGAGCGCAGACCAGATGGTTATTACCGCCGATGGCAAGCTGCGCCTGCGCGAAGCCTCGTCGGGCGGTGATGCCATGCTTGCAAGCAATACGGAAATCCGTGTGGACGAAAGCGCGGCGGCGGCAAAAAGCCTCGGAGTCTCCGCGCCAAGTGTTTCCACCCCCGGCGTACTGGCTGCTGGCGAAAATCTATCCATACAGGCAAACGCTCTGGCTCTGGAACCAGGGGCGAGGGTTGTTTCAGGCGTGGATTCTTCCGGCGGGCTTACGCAGCATGGCAAAACAACCATTGTTGCCGACACGCTGGAGGCCAATCAGGCAAAGGTGCTTTCTGGCGGCAGCGTGGGCATTGCGGTTAACAATACAGCCAATGTGCGATCTTCAACCATATCCGTTCAGGATGCCCTGCTTTTGACTGGCGGAACCTACCTTTTGTCAGACAGTCTGGTGCAGGGGCAGAACCTTGGCCTGGACGTGCGCCAGTTGACCGTTGCCGGAAAATCCACCGTAGAAGCGTACACCAATCTGGCTGTGAAAGCCGCGTTGATGGAAGTGCAGGACAGCGTGTTGCGCGCTGCTGCGGATGCCCAATTTCAGGCAGGCAGCGCCACGGTGGACGCCACAGGCAGCATTGCCGCAGCGAATGACCTGATCGTTACCTCTGACGACATGATCTTGCGAGGCGGATTTGTTTCCGCCGGGCAGGATGTTGCAATCTCGTCAACAACCCTGAGCAACATTGGCGGCGTGATCTATGCCGCAAGAGATCAGCAACTGGCCACGGCAGGTCTGCTGCTCAACGATGGCGGCGAAATATACGCCGGGCGCAATATTGCCATCACATACATGGGCAATACGCGTTCCAACGTAGTGCGCAATATTTCAGGCACAATATCAGCCGGGGATACGTTAAGCATAAATGCCGCTACAGTAGAAAACAAGAAACGAGAATTTGAAATTGCCTCGCGGGGAAATCACGTTTCCTCATATTCCTGGCATGAATGCAACGCGGCACTTCTTGGGCACGGCTGCGACAGAAGGCAACTGTGGTATTACGTCAACGAATATAACGACTACATTCTCAAGGATTCACCTTCAAGCCAGATGCTGGCGGGTGGGGACATCATAATTGGCGCTGATTTTCTTAACAACGAATACAGCACCATTGCGGCGGGTAAGAATCTTTCCGCTACGGCGGGCAATGCCGTAAACAAGGACGGCGTGCTGCAACACACCAAGACTACCCGTGAAACCATGAAGGGCTGGGATTCAGACGATGACTTTACCGGCGAGTACTTTCGCTCGTACAAGGAAGAGTTCACCGAAATAGGGCGCTCGCCTGCGGTGTTTTCCGCCAATTCAGGCCTGTACATGAACGTTTCTGGCACGTTTAGCAATTTGAGCCAGCGACAAGGCATTTCCCAGCCCAACAGCAATTCTGCCAGCAAGGGGTATCCATTTTCCGGCAGCCCCATGTTCCACGCCGTAGACTCGCCTGGCCACCATTATCTGATAGTAACCGACCCCCGGTTCACCAATCTGGGCAATTTTTATGGTTCGGATTACTTTCTCAGCCGCGTTGGGCTGGATCAGAAGCGCCAGCAGGTGGTTTTGCTGGGCGATGCATTCTATGAAACACGCCTTGTGCAGCAACAGATTCTTGAAAGCACGGGCAGGCGTTTTCTTGGCGGCTACAGCACCGATGCGGATCAGATGCGCGGGCTCATGGACGCGGCGGTTGCCCAGCAGAAGGATCTGAACCTGACGGCTGGCGTGGCCCTCACAGCGGCGCAGGCAGCAGCCCTTACGCAAGATATGGTCTGGCTGGTGGAGGAGGAATACATGGGGCAAAAGGTGCTTGTGCCCCATGTGTATCTGGCATCGGCCACCAGGGAGGATATCACCGCCGGGGGCGGCGTTCAGGCCAAAAATGTGTACATCAACGCGGGCAAGGGAGTGCTGAACGAAGGGATCATAAGCGGCGGCAGCGTCAACATCGCCTCTGTCGATATCAGCAATACTGGCGGCCTGCTGCGCGGCGGCGACCTGAATCTTACGGCGCTGAACAACATCAGCAACAGCAGCGGCTTTATGCAGGGCACCAACATTGCCATGCAGGCCGGCAACAACATAACCTCACAAACCCTTACCACCAGAGATCCCGGCAATGCAGCCAACATCCATGTGCTGGCGCAGGCGGGCATTGAGGCCAAAAACAGCGTAACCGCCGTGGCTGGCAACGATGTTTCCATCACGGGCAGCACCCTGAATGCTGGCGGCGACATTGCCTTGCAGGCCGGACGAAATATGACCGTTGGCACGGTTACGGAAGAATTCCATCTGGGCGACGGCGTCCACAGCCGTGAAGACCGGGTAACGCACACCGGCTCAGCCGTGGCCGCAGGCGGCAACCTCACCATGACCGCCGCCAATGACATGACCGTGGCAGGTTCGCAGGTAGTTGCCGGGGGCAATGCCGTGCTGGCGGCTGGCAAGAGCCTCTCTGTCGTCTCGGTGCAGGATACCTTCAGTTCGTTTGTCAAAACCAAATCCGGCAACGGCGGATTGTTCTCCTCCAGCTCCAAAAAAACGGTCACGCAGGATTACCACACCAACAAGGCTTCCACAGTCGGCGCGGGCGGCAACCTTACCCTTGCGGCGGGCGTAACCGGGCTTGGGCATGCCACGGTTGTGGGCTCCAACCTTGTCAGCGCGCAAGACCTCTCGGTGCTGGCCTCTGGCAATATCAACGTGGTCTCCGGGCAAAACAGCTCTTATTTTGCCTCCACCAAGTCCACCACGGGCGCATTGGGTCTCAGCTCATCTTCCAAGGCCAGCGGCAGTTCTTCTGTCACGCAGGTGGCGTCAAACCTTCTGGGGCAAAATATTACCCTTGATGCTGGCAAAAGCGTGGGCATTGCGGCCTCCAACTTCATCGCCCAGCAAAACCTCAGCCTCACAGCGCGCAATGGCGATGTAAGCGTGCTCGACGCCGCCAATCAGTCGGCTTCATGGTCGTACAAAAAGCAGAGCGGCTTCGGCCTGGGCGGGGGCGACACCTTCAGCAGCTTTTTTGGCACTGAGGGCAAGCGGGAGCAAAACGCGCGGGGTACCAGCGTGGGCTCAAATCTCACGGCCGGGCAGGACATAACTGTTGCCTCCTCGCGCGATACATCCGTTGTTGGCTCCAGCCTCTCGGCAGGCAACAACGTTACCATCAACGCGGGCCGCGACGCCAATATTCTGGGCGGCACCAACACCAGTTCGTCCAGCAAGGAGAAATTTTCATCGGGATTCGGCGTGGAGGGCATTCTTGGTCTGGACAAAACCAGCTTCTTCCTTGGCTACCAGCAGACGGGCAAGGGCGAAGACCGCGACAAGACAACAAACACGGCAAGCCAGATTGCGGCCAAAAACACCCTCACCGTAAAAGCGGGCCAAAACGTCAACATGTCCGGCTCAAAACTGGTCGCAAACCAGGATTTGAACATGGCCGCTGGCAAGGATATCAATATCTTGCAGGCTACGGAAACCGAAAGCGTAAGCAATTACGAAAAAAGGCTGCGCGCCGGGCTTAGCCTGACCCTGTCGCAAACTGTCACCACCACTGCCAAAAACGCCTATGCGGCGGGCAAACAGGCCGTGAGCAATGCGGAGGAAGCAAACGTAATCGGCGCGGGCCAGCAGGCATATGAGGCCTACAACACCGCGCAAGCCATCACCGACCCCAAGGGCGAGGCCAGTTTGACCGTGGGCGTTAGCTCATCGTGGAAGAGCAGCGAGAGCTATTCTTCCACGGCAGTGCGGTCAGAGCTGCGCGCCGGGCGCGACATGTCGCTGGCCGCCAATCGCGATGTGAGCATGCAGGGTACGCAGGCGCAAGCCGATAGAGATCTGACCATAGCCGCAGGGCGGGACATCAAAATTACCGCCGCGCAATCCTCGCAAAGCTACTCCAGCGATTCGGGCAAAATTGACGCCAGCGCGGGCATTGCGGCGACGGCAAGCAAGGGCGGCTACTCTCTGGGCATAAAGGGTTCATTGGCTCTTGGCGGTGAGGTAACTGACGGAACCTCCCATACCAACAAGAATGCCAAGCTGGTCGCCGGGGAAAAGCTGATCACTGTTTCCGGGCAGGATACCAGCGTGGCTGGCGGCAACCTGACAGGCAAGGATGTTGACATGCATGTGGGCCGCAACCTGAACGTTTCCAGCGTGCAGGATTCCAGCTCGTTCAACCGCAACAGCTTCAACGTGGGCGCTGAGGCAACCGTGGGCTATGGGGCAAATGTCCAAGTGAAACAGGGTGCAAGCCTCGGCTTTGAATACAACACTGGCCGTAGCCGCACCGTTGGCGAGCAGACCTCCATCTTGGGCAGCAACAGCGTAAACATCTATACGGAAAACAATACCCATGTGGCCGGGGCCATCATTGCCGCCCTCAACGACAACCTCAAGCTCAACACAGGCTCGCTGAGTTACGAAAATATCGTGGGTAAAACGACACAAACCAGCGTCAGCGCGGGCATCAACTGGGCGCGGTCCTTTACGCCGGAAAAAGAGGGGGGGCAAGGTTCTGCTACAGATAAAGGTGACGCCAGCCAAAAAGGACAAGCTAATAAACTCGATCCAGTAAACCCGCCTGAGAAGTCAGGCACCCCCAAGGAAGATGAAAACGCCCCCAAACTCTATGAAGGTGCGAGTCCGTGGATGACAACCTTGGTCAACAACCAAAAAGACTGGAAGGATGCTTGGAAAGGCTTCAAAGAGAAGACCCTTCACAATGCTTCACCGGGTGCATTTTCCTATAGCCATCGGGAAACTACCCAAACGGCCTATGCCACTATCGGCAAGGGGGATATCACTGTGCGCAATAATCCCGGCCAGTCACTGGACGGCCTGAACCGTGACCCCAATAATGCCATGCGTACAGAAACCACTTCGGATTGGGATATAACTTTGAAACCAGATTTCAGCTATGTGGACAAAGCCCTTGATCCCAACCTGTCCACCAACATACTCAATTCGCTGCATGAAGTAGCGACTAACCCGAGCGGTTTTTTTCAGCGGATATTCTCGGGTTTGACAGGTGGCGATAAAAAGAAGGACGAAGCCAAAGGCAACGGTGGGGCTGATAGCAACGCGCCAGAAAACAATAACTCTAAAGCTGCGGAACAAGCATGGCGGGATCTTCGTAGTGATCCCTTGGGTTTTCTCCTAAATGGATTTAGGGAGATGCTTTCCTCCCCCTCCCCATCAACCAACAAAAAGTGA